AGCATTCGAAGCTCCAAAACCTACCTTTATGGTATAAGCCCTCTCGGGCATCGAAAAGAACATGTCCTCATCGGTCCAGTCATCTCCCATCGCAAGGATGAAATCCCAATCGGCATTAACAAGCCACTCATTAGCAGCCCTACCCTTATTCACTCCAAGATTTCTCACCTCTATTACCCTACTGCCTTCCAAAACCACAAGGTTAAAGTTTTCGGTGAGCTGAAGAAGAGCGCTTTTAAGCTCCCTCGCTCTAAATGAAGCGAGCCTTATGTCCGCTTTTCTGTAATGCCATGCGAGGGAAAATTCCTTCTCTTCGATGAAAGTACCGGGAGTTCTATCCACGTAAAACTCCAGTATGGGTTTTATCTCGGTCTTCCAGTCGTTTCTCAAAGCCTCTATCATACGCCAGCTTCCGCCTTTTTCCTTGATCCAAGCTCCATGCTCTGCAACGAGTGAGACACCAAGCTTCCCAAACCACTTCTCGAGGGTACCCCTATCTCTTCCACTTATTATAACCACCTCGTTTTTCCGCTCCGCTGAGAGTTTCCTTAATATATCTTTAAGTCTGGAATCCGGTTTCGCCTTCTCAGGTCTATCAGCAAATGGGACAAGGGTTCCATCATAATCGAGGAATAGAAGACGAGCTTCACCCGAGAGATAATCTTCAACCATCTTTTCGAGCACCTCATCTGAGAGCTTCCAAGACTGGTGTCTCTTTTGGAGATTTTTAGCATGAAAGAGTCTCTCCATAAAATCGTTAGCCCATCTTATAACCGTATATCTTCTTAATCTGTCCTGCATAGCACGGTTCCTTTCCCTCTGTTCGTCTTCTCCCATTTCAAGAGCGGTTTTTATCGCACTGATCACACACTCCTTATCCTCAGGGTTAACGATTATAGCCTCTCCTAACTCCTTAGAAGCCCCCGCCATTTCACTCAAGATAAGCACCCCGTGCCCATCAATCTTAGTGGCAAGATACTCCTTTGCAACCAGATTCATACCATCCCTTAAGGGAGTGATAAGCGCAATATCAGCTATGCTATAAAGGGCAACGAGACTATGAAACGGCAGAGACCTATAAAGATACCAAATTGGGACCCAGCCAATCGTTCCAAATCTACCGTTTATCCTTCCCACAACCTCGTCAACCTGTCTTTTAAGCTCCATATAGCGTTCTACCTTAGTTCTCGAGGGCACAGCTACCAGAAGAAAGGTAACCTTTTCCCTATAAGCGGGATATCTCTCAAGGAAAGCTTCAAAGGCAGAAAGTCTCTCCAAAATCCCCTTGGTATAGTCCAAGCGATCCATCGAGAGGACTATTATCCTATCCCCTATCTTATTCCTGAACTTTCTTATCTCTCTTTGAACCTCCCTTGTCTGAACCGCACTCGAAAATCTATGATAATCTATTCCCATAGGAAACGCATCAACCTTAACCGATCTATCCCCCGTCCATATCTGACCGAGAGTATGTTCGAGACCTAAGATTCTATGAACGCTATCTAAGAAATAAAGCGCATAATCATAGGTATGAAAGCCTACAAGATCAGACCCCAGCATTCCGCTTAAGATATCGCTTCTCCAAGGAAGAAGTCGAAAGACCTCATAAGATGGAAAGGGTATATGGAGAAAGAAGCCTATCGTTAAATCCGGCTTCCTCTTCCTGAGCATCTTTGGAAGAAGCATGAGATGATAATCGTGAATCCAGACTATATCATTATCTTTAAGTATCTTAAGAAGCTCCTTAC
The Synergistota bacterium genome window above contains:
- a CDS encoding bifunctional alpha,alpha-trehalose-phosphate synthase (UDP-forming)/trehalose-phosphatase; this encodes MKRLVIVSNRLPYTVSIRKGEFQLQRSVGGLATGLSSFYKSFGDSLWVGWPGVSSDRLKRGKREELRELLLREGCYPVFLSQADIEGYYYGFSNKAIWPLFHYFPEYAIYDVSMWRDYERVNSEFCKELLKILKDNDIVWIHDYHLMLLPKMLRKRKPDLTIGFFLHIPFPSYEVFRLLPWRSDILSGMLGSDLVGFHTYDYALYFLDSVHRILGLEHTLGQIWTGDRSVKVDAFPMGIDYHRFSSAVQTREVQREIRKFRNKIGDRIIVLSMDRLDYTKGILERLSAFEAFLERYPAYREKVTFLLVAVPSRTKVERYMELKRQVDEVVGRINGRFGTIGWVPIWYLYRSLPFHSLVALYSIADIALITPLRDGMNLVAKEYLATKIDGHGVLILSEMAGASKELGEAIIVNPEDKECVISAIKTALEMGEDEQRERNRAMQDRLRRYTVIRWANDFMERLFHAKNLQKRHQSWKLSDEVLEKMVEDYLSGEARLLFLDYDGTLVPFADRPEKAKPDSRLKDILRKLSAERKNEVVIISGRDRGTLEKWFGKLGVSLVAEHGAWIKEKGGSWRMIEALRNDWKTEIKPILEFYVDRTPGTFIEEKEFSLAWHYRKADIRLASFRARELKSALLQLTENFNLVVLEGSRVIEVRNLGVNKGRAANEWLVNADWDFILAMGDDWTDEDMFFSMPERAYTIKVGFGASNAKYYVDSYTEVRRILRKLISGR